The Methanoplanus sp. FWC-SCC4 genome has a window encoding:
- a CDS encoding threonine--tRNA ligase, whose protein sequence is MRLLLIHSDNIKYIAQKKTPVAEEEVVLEDSLDEALTVFCAVESIDEEDPKDVILQASKEVRDTAEKLGTTNVMIYPYAHLSSDLSSPKVAVEVLKGIEENCKDAGNLNVKRAPFGWYKAFTLSCKGHPLSELSRTIVPGESDKPAKKEVTHNFFVMTPKGEKKDFHEFADDTPFGKLVKKETGLGVEQGGEPLHVELMRAKELVDYEPLSDVGHHRWMPRGKLVRDLLSDYVLKLVLDYGGMPVETPVMYDLGDAAINEHAGKFGERQYRFKSGNRNMMLRFAACFGMFSIMHDMHISPNTLPMKMYELSTYSFRHEQKGECIGLKRLRAFTMPDMHSLCADMEQTLKCFEEQLLLGWKTGKDFETPLAGVFRCTEDFYKEHEEWVKKIVRMSETPMLIETLSDRVHYWIAKVDLAAIDGQGRPIENPTVQIDVESADRFDIKYYNTNNEAVHPPIIHCSPTGSIERVICALLENTATQDVPMLPVWLSPTQVRVVPVAERHIDFAEKVCLQLNNAGVRCDMDDREESVGKKVREAGMDWVPYVAVVGDSEVETGKLTVTIRRESQPKKPMKVEYTAEELEKRVKQDCEGNPFRPIYTSKKLSEKPRFI, encoded by the coding sequence ATGCGACTTCTGTTAATTCATTCTGACAATATAAAATACATTGCACAGAAAAAAACCCCTGTTGCAGAAGAAGAGGTAGTCCTCGAGGATTCACTTGACGAGGCACTTACCGTATTCTGCGCCGTGGAATCTATTGATGAAGAAGACCCAAAGGATGTAATTTTGCAGGCATCAAAAGAGGTTAGAGATACTGCTGAAAAGCTTGGCACCACAAATGTTATGATTTACCCTTATGCCCATCTCTCAAGCGATCTGTCATCTCCAAAAGTGGCAGTTGAGGTTTTAAAGGGAATTGAGGAAAACTGTAAAGATGCAGGTAATCTTAATGTAAAGCGTGCACCTTTTGGATGGTACAAAGCATTTACACTCTCATGCAAGGGACACCCGCTGTCCGAACTTTCAAGAACAATTGTTCCCGGGGAATCCGACAAGCCGGCTAAAAAAGAAGTTACCCACAATTTCTTTGTCATGACTCCAAAAGGAGAAAAGAAAGACTTCCACGAATTTGCCGATGACACTCCTTTTGGAAAACTTGTCAAAAAAGAGACAGGGCTTGGAGTTGAACAGGGCGGTGAACCACTGCATGTTGAACTCATGCGCGCAAAAGAGCTTGTTGACTACGAGCCTTTATCAGATGTAGGTCACCACCGCTGGATGCCCCGTGGAAAACTTGTACGCGATCTGCTCTCGGATTATGTGTTAAAGCTTGTTCTGGATTATGGCGGAATGCCGGTCGAGACCCCTGTCATGTATGATCTCGGCGATGCAGCCATCAACGAACATGCAGGAAAATTCGGCGAAAGGCAGTACCGTTTCAAATCAGGAAACCGCAACATGATGCTCCGCTTTGCAGCATGCTTTGGTATGTTTTCAATCATGCATGACATGCACATCTCTCCTAATACACTTCCAATGAAGATGTATGAACTCTCGACATACTCATTCCGCCACGAGCAGAAAGGTGAATGTATCGGTCTTAAGCGTCTTCGTGCATTTACCATGCCTGATATGCATTCACTCTGTGCAGACATGGAACAGACCCTGAAATGCTTTGAAGAACAGCTCCTCCTTGGATGGAAAACAGGAAAGGACTTTGAGACCCCTCTTGCCGGCGTATTCCGCTGTACTGAGGATTTCTACAAAGAACATGAAGAGTGGGTTAAGAAGATTGTCAGGATGTCAGAGACACCGATGCTGATTGAGACACTCTCAGACCGCGTTCACTACTGGATCGCAAAAGTTGATCTTGCAGCAATTGACGGTCAGGGAAGACCTATTGAAAACCCGACAGTCCAGATTGATGTGGAAAGTGCTGACCGCTTTGATATAAAATATTACAATACCAACAATGAGGCTGTTCACCCACCAATTATCCACTGTTCCCCAACAGGCTCTATCGAACGTGTTATATGCGCACTTCTGGAAAACACAGCAACACAGGATGTTCCTATGCTCCCTGTATGGCTTTCCCCAACACAGGTGAGAGTTGTGCCTGTTGCAGAACGTCACATTGATTTCGCAGAAAAAGTCTGCCTCCAGTTGAACAATGCAGGAGTACGCTGCGATATGGATGACCGTGAGGAAAGTGTCGGCAAAAAGGTCAGAGAAGCAGGAATGGACTGGGTACCTTATGTTGCAGTCGTCGGAGACAGTGAAGTAGAAACCGGTAAACTCACAGTTACAATCAGGCGTGAATCACAGCCAAAGAAGCCAATGAAAGTTGAATATACAGCAGAAGAACTTGAAAAACGTGTGAAACAGGACTGTGAGGGTAATCCGTTCAGACCTATTTATACTTCAAAGAAACTTTCAGAAAAACCCAGATTTATTTAA
- a CDS encoding RNA methyltransferase encodes MPEIEIVLCEPLYEGNIGFTARVMKNFGFNNLTLINPPEIGDDAIARSSHARDVLENARHVSSLDEIIDKSNLLIATTGELSKSVSTAMRMPYYTPSELRDIIKDIDGRVSIIFGRENWGLSNEEISKCDIICTIPTSHVYPIVNISHAVGIVVYELANLPRGIYEYASRIEMDALHEHFNEFLNTIDHPDYKRENTLVMLRRIFGRTMLTTREVSTMHGLLRRAENRIKGITDTVNDEE; translated from the coding sequence ATGCCTGAAATTGAAATTGTCCTCTGTGAACCCCTTTATGAAGGGAATATCGGGTTTACCGCAAGGGTCATGAAAAACTTCGGTTTTAATAATCTGACCCTCATAAATCCCCCGGAAATTGGAGATGATGCAATTGCAAGGTCATCACATGCACGTGATGTACTTGAAAATGCCCGTCATGTTTCATCACTTGATGAAATAATTGACAAAAGCAACCTCCTAATTGCCACCACCGGAGAACTTTCTAAAAGTGTTTCAACAGCAATGCGGATGCCTTATTATACACCTTCAGAACTTCGTGACATCATAAAAGATATTGATGGCAGGGTTTCAATTATATTCGGACGCGAAAACTGGGGTCTTTCAAATGAAGAAATCTCAAAATGCGATATTATATGCACTATCCCGACATCCCATGTGTACCCGATTGTAAACATCTCACATGCTGTCGGTATAGTTGTCTATGAGCTTGCAAATCTTCCAAGAGGCATCTATGAATATGCATCACGAATAGAAATGGATGCACTACATGAGCATTTCAATGAATTCCTCAACACTATCGATCATCCCGATTACAAACGTGAGAACACTCTTGTTATGCTGAGACGAATTTTTGGAAGGACTATGCTTACGACGCGTGAGGTATCCACCATGCACGGACTTTTAAGAAGGGCCGAAAACAGAATCAAAGGGATAACCGATACTGTAAATGACGAAGAGTAA
- a CDS encoding DUF4013 domain-containing protein, translating to MAKDIIGDAFAYTKDSIAGDFMKVILLLVCSFIQGITLNLVPLLNGYVYRIYSGVRPAPEIDRWGELFVQGWKMNIVTLLYMIPAIIIAMVFGIFAIFPAAMGAFSTGDAGSILVFSEFFLGIMLTGVVILLLTLFMTMGLVRLGKTDSIGEAFNISAINDQISKGLGWLGYIGYWILLWIISLIFIAILFVLMVIPLFGWILALILLPIWNIFVARFITNIYEAGD from the coding sequence ATGGCAAAAGATATTATTGGAGATGCTTTCGCTTACACGAAGGACAGCATTGCCGGAGATTTCATGAAAGTGATTCTCCTGCTTGTATGCTCATTCATACAGGGTATTACATTAAATCTTGTTCCGTTACTAAACGGATATGTTTACAGAATTTATTCCGGTGTAAGACCTGCTCCTGAGATTGACAGATGGGGAGAACTATTTGTTCAGGGCTGGAAGATGAACATTGTAACCCTGCTTTACATGATTCCTGCAATTATTATCGCTATGGTATTCGGTATATTTGCAATATTCCCTGCCGCTATGGGAGCCTTTTCAACAGGAGATGCAGGGAGTATTCTGGTATTTTCCGAATTTTTCCTCGGGATAATGTTGACAGGAGTGGTAATTCTTCTGCTTACCCTTTTCATGACAATGGGACTGGTCCGCCTTGGCAAAACAGACAGCATAGGAGAGGCATTCAATATCAGTGCAATCAATGATCAGATTTCAAAAGGTCTTGGATGGCTTGGCTACATAGGATACTGGATCTTACTCTGGATTATTTCACTGATTTTCATTGCAATTTTATTTGTCCTTATGGTAATCCCCCTCTTTGGATGGATTCTGGCACTCATTCTGCTGCCAATATGGAATATATTTGTAGCACGCTTCATTACCAACATCTACGAAGCAGGCGATTAA
- a CDS encoding aldehyde dehydrogenase family protein, with protein sequence MCINKVCMTSPLEFIVGGDLRKSDETQDVIYPYTNRPYRAVFLADEKDAEDALECSAQGFLRTKKLSGYQKKEILDKLAGLIEQNQKEFVEILIKEGGKVRDLATAEVSRAVETLKISAEESVRLGGSLIPLDRTKAGEGHIGITRRFPVGPVLAITPFNYPLNLACHKIGPAIAAGNSFILKPASKTPISALLFGKLIIEAGYPKDAVNVIPCKTSIAEKMVSDERIRFLSFTGSPDVGWYLKSIAPKKKVALELGGNAAVIVHNDADIEIASRKIAVGALANAGQVCISVQRIFVQNDIYKKFIDALKSSMERIEFGDPEESGVILGPMISEDAASFAYEKVDESVFMGANITMGGSISGARFPPTILEKTTPEMSVNSTEIFAPVVSVRGYDEFEEALKYANESKYGLQTGIFTRDIGRVIKAFENAETGGVIINEIPSFRVDCMPYGGIKMSGTGREGPRYAIMEMTEEKLLVLNNLQ encoded by the coding sequence ATGTGCATTAATAAAGTCTGTATGACTTCTCCTTTGGAATTTATTGTCGGGGGCGACCTTCGGAAAAGTGATGAAACGCAAGATGTAATTTATCCTTATACAAACCGCCCATACAGGGCAGTCTTTCTTGCAGATGAAAAAGATGCAGAGGATGCACTTGAATGTTCTGCTCAGGGTTTTTTAAGGACAAAAAAACTTTCCGGATACCAAAAAAAAGAAATTCTTGACAAACTTGCAGGACTTATCGAACAAAATCAGAAAGAATTTGTTGAAATCCTTATAAAAGAAGGCGGAAAGGTAAGAGATCTTGCGACAGCTGAAGTTTCAAGGGCGGTTGAGACCCTGAAAATTTCAGCTGAGGAATCTGTAAGACTTGGCGGGAGTCTGATTCCACTTGACAGAACAAAGGCTGGTGAAGGACATATTGGAATAACGCGGAGATTTCCGGTCGGACCTGTTCTTGCTATAACTCCTTTTAATTATCCGTTGAATCTGGCCTGTCACAAAATAGGACCTGCAATAGCTGCAGGGAATTCATTTATTCTAAAACCGGCGTCCAAGACACCCATATCGGCGCTTCTGTTTGGAAAACTTATAATTGAGGCCGGTTATCCAAAAGATGCGGTAAATGTTATTCCATGCAAAACAAGCATTGCCGAAAAAATGGTTAGTGATGAGAGAATCAGATTTCTGAGTTTTACAGGGAGCCCTGATGTCGGGTGGTATCTAAAATCAATTGCTCCTAAAAAGAAGGTTGCATTAGAACTTGGTGGAAATGCCGCCGTTATTGTACATAATGATGCTGATATTGAGATCGCATCCCGAAAAATTGCAGTAGGAGCTTTGGCCAACGCAGGACAGGTATGCATATCCGTTCAGAGAATATTTGTCCAGAATGATATATACAAAAAATTCATCGACGCATTAAAAAGTTCTATGGAAAGGATTGAATTTGGTGATCCTGAAGAAAGCGGTGTAATTCTTGGTCCGATGATATCAGAAGATGCAGCTTCCTTTGCTTATGAAAAGGTGGATGAATCAGTATTTATGGGTGCAAATATTACTATGGGCGGTTCAATATCCGGAGCGCGTTTTCCACCCACAATTCTTGAGAAAACGACTCCTGAAATGAGTGTAAATTCTACTGAAATTTTTGCACCGGTGGTATCTGTCCGTGGCTATGATGAATTTGAGGAAGCGCTAAAATATGCAAATGAATCTAAATACGGACTCCAGACCGGGATTTTTACAAGAGATATAGGAAGAGTGATAAAGGCTTTTGAAAATGCAGAAACCGGTGGGGTCATAATAAACGAAATTCCCTCATTCCGGGTTGACTGTATGCCATACGGCGGGATTAAAATGTCCGGCACAGGAAGAGAGGGTCCAAGGTATGCGATAATGGAGATGACAGAAGAAAAACTGCTTGTACTAAATAATCTGCAATGA
- a CDS encoding cache domain-containing protein, translated as MDNKKFILIFSLILSLCIFSAGCISGDGINDDEKNKVIITEETENSVSLESGKDILVSFMDKAAGYAKENGKEKALKAFNDNNGEFIDGNLYIYAYDFNGTLIAHPYQPELVGTDRLNWTTANGLQFVKASSDAARNGEGYVMYMYPSPGKSGEINESASDLYEPKIGYVKKIDDEWWIGSGIYLSEYIDKANNKMPEVIQDEIDFTNNAVEFAKENGREKALAEISNTSGKFVQGNLYIYAYDFNGTLLAHPYLTDKTGKNLNEKTGPYGVRSVEVLSKKAKLGGGYVIFGWENPSNDNKPELKLGYVKPVDENWWLGTGVYMSDLTR; from the coding sequence ATGGACAATAAAAAATTTATTTTAATTTTTTCGTTAATTCTCTCATTATGTATTTTTTCAGCCGGGTGTATTTCCGGAGATGGCATAAATGATGATGAAAAAAACAAAGTGATCATCACAGAGGAAACTGAAAATTCAGTCAGTCTTGAATCGGGAAAAGATATTTTGGTATCCTTCATGGATAAAGCGGCCGGTTATGCAAAAGAAAACGGAAAAGAAAAAGCTTTGAAAGCTTTTAACGACAATAACGGAGAATTCATTGATGGAAATCTGTATATCTATGCATATGACTTCAACGGAACCCTGATCGCTCATCCGTACCAGCCTGAACTGGTCGGCACTGACAGGCTGAACTGGACGACTGCAAACGGGCTTCAATTTGTAAAAGCCTCTTCTGATGCTGCAAGGAACGGAGAGGGTTATGTTATGTACATGTACCCTTCCCCGGGTAAATCCGGAGAAATAAATGAATCAGCATCAGATTTATATGAACCAAAAATCGGGTATGTCAAAAAGATCGATGATGAATGGTGGATTGGTTCCGGCATATACCTCTCAGAGTATATTGATAAAGCAAACAACAAAATGCCCGAAGTAATTCAGGATGAAATTGATTTTACAAATAATGCAGTAGAATTTGCAAAAGAAAACGGCCGTGAGAAAGCATTAGCCGAGATCAGCAATACAAGCGGAAAATTTGTTCAGGGCAATCTTTACATCTATGCATACGATTTTAACGGAACACTGCTAGCGCATCCCTACCTGACAGATAAAACAGGCAAAAACCTGAATGAAAAAACAGGACCTTATGGAGTACGCTCAGTTGAAGTTCTGAGCAAAAAAGCTAAATTGGGAGGTGGCTACGTTATTTTCGGATGGGAGAACCCTTCAAATGATAACAAGCCGGAACTTAAGCTGGGATATGTCAAACCCGTTGATGAGAACTGGTGGCTCGGAACCGGCGTTTATATGAGTGATTTGACCAGATAA
- a CDS encoding FeoA family protein, with translation MIIKASELKEEQSGIINEIRDYKSDLECMGIQKGDIIKKISKPEDNGVIVIKNTKNNNEIILVSGVAENIFIKPIPLIRE, from the coding sequence ATGATAATAAAAGCATCAGAACTAAAAGAAGAACAATCCGGAATTATTAATGAAATTCGTGATTACAAATCTGATCTCGAATGCATGGGAATACAAAAAGGTGACATTATCAAAAAAATATCAAAACCTGAAGATAATGGTGTTATTGTAATTAAAAATACTAAAAATAACAATGAAATTATTCTGGTTTCAGGAGTGGCTGAGAATATCTTCATTAAACCAATCCCATTAATAAGGGAATAA
- a CDS encoding cytochrome c biogenesis CcdA family protein — MLLALNVNAGNLIQTENTALNSGLTPNNSNYSYNNFTTFSQSRLDTSNTSINVFYNQHCSACHKAIPIIKEISSKYPNISVYYYDTYNSPNNQELLYLFGEKYGKKYLSYPAVLTGDTVIIEGFFNIDSNYEDVISSLDAGKIPDSEYEKKWAEVKTSENTSVKDDSDNLTIPLVLSAGLADGINPCAFAVLVILLIGLSTVESRKKMLITGFTYTLAVFLFYLLAGLGIITFIQSAGLSYAFSIVAGIIAIIAGFINITDGIFKGRGISIKIPESQKTTISRFIKKATIPAAFILGILVGIFELPCTGGIYLAILGLLSSEMTVYEGIPYLVLYNLMFVLPLIIITLISCTGLPPERINSFREEYRYIIRIFIGIIFFATGAIVIWWQL, encoded by the coding sequence ATGCTTTTAGCATTAAATGTAAATGCCGGCAATCTGATCCAGACAGAGAATACTGCCCTGAATTCAGGCCTCACCCCAAATAACAGCAATTATTCATACAATAATTTTACAACTTTCTCACAGTCCAGGCTGGATACTTCAAATACATCCATAAATGTATTCTACAACCAGCATTGCAGTGCATGCCACAAGGCAATACCAATAATAAAAGAAATCTCATCCAAATATCCCAATATCAGCGTTTATTATTACGACACATACAATTCACCCAATAACCAGGAATTACTCTACCTCTTTGGAGAAAAATACGGGAAAAAATATCTATCCTACCCGGCAGTTCTGACAGGAGATACGGTTATCATTGAAGGTTTTTTTAACATTGATAGTAATTATGAAGATGTTATCAGTTCATTAGATGCTGGAAAGATACCGGATAGTGAGTATGAAAAAAAATGGGCTGAAGTAAAAACGTCTGAAAATACATCTGTAAAAGATGATTCTGATAACCTCACCATACCTCTTGTTCTGTCAGCAGGTCTCGCAGACGGGATAAACCCGTGTGCATTTGCAGTGCTTGTAATATTATTAATAGGTCTCAGCACTGTTGAATCCAGAAAAAAAATGCTGATTACAGGATTTACATATACGCTTGCTGTATTCCTTTTTTACCTTCTTGCAGGTTTGGGTATTATAACATTCATCCAGTCAGCAGGACTATCATATGCATTTTCCATAGTCGCCGGAATTATTGCAATTATTGCCGGTTTTATAAATATCACTGACGGGATTTTTAAAGGGAGGGGAATATCCATTAAAATTCCGGAGTCGCAAAAAACAACAATAAGCAGATTCATAAAAAAAGCAACAATTCCCGCTGCATTCATACTTGGGATACTGGTTGGTATTTTTGAACTTCCCTGCACAGGCGGCATATATCTTGCAATACTCGGACTTCTTTCTTCAGAGATGACTGTTTATGAAGGCATACCATACCTTGTGCTATATAACCTGATGTTTGTACTTCCGCTGATAATCATAACCTTAATTTCATGCACAGGACTGCCACCTGAAAGAATAAACTCATTCAGGGAGGAATACAGGTATATCATAAGAATCTTTATAGGAATCATATTCTTTGCAACCGGTGCCATTGTAATATGGTGGCAACTTTAG
- a CDS encoding GntP family permease, which yields MDTLAVLLIVLILISFASFKYRVPPFLTLIGGAFLFGILTGLNPDTIINQIIRGMSKTFMAFGILIFCGSVIAKSMQKQNHIEEIVSDINKKIRDFASISAISSYLLTIPLTCCITAYIMLAPIISGLEKNKNIKNIGLYLAAVSGVVAYVLVFPTPVTIPLYEALSKEQNPLIFDAISIPLSITILVIFVFLGRHYIKKKRSEAEHALRDKMGSQIVHSLENENISFHKRAWAPFIVMIFAIPLGYFLLGLSHTGIINFIMLSGLVTAFLLANPKIRNVCVNDGAKHAGLIIFDLCGAGALGFVMVESGIANDAINIYPDFMPVILIPFLIAAILATAQGSRVVTGVISAEILSGLGIFSTIHPFVMILLVSAGACTISYVTDPFFWLVQRTTNDSPGKVVKYYTLPLAAAGIFILIIAVLLDFFVLNEFH from the coding sequence GTGGATACCTTAGCCGTTCTTTTGATTGTTCTCATCCTGATATCATTTGCAAGCTTTAAATACAGGGTGCCGCCGTTTTTAACACTTATAGGCGGTGCTTTTTTATTTGGTATTCTGACAGGATTAAACCCGGATACAATAATAAACCAGATCATCCGGGGTATGTCAAAGACCTTTATGGCTTTCGGGATTTTGATCTTCTGTGGATCTGTTATCGCAAAGTCAATGCAAAAACAGAATCATATAGAAGAGATTGTATCCGATATAAACAAAAAAATCAGGGATTTTGCCTCCATATCAGCAATTTCAAGTTATCTTCTGACGATACCTCTCACATGCTGCATTACTGCCTACATAATGCTTGCACCGATCATAAGCGGACTTGAAAAGAATAAAAATATAAAAAATATCGGACTTTATCTTGCAGCGGTATCAGGAGTAGTTGCATATGTTTTGGTATTTCCAACTCCGGTAACAATCCCGCTTTATGAAGCCCTTTCAAAAGAGCAAAACCCTTTGATTTTTGATGCAATATCAATTCCGTTATCTATTACAATTCTCGTTATTTTCGTATTTTTGGGCAGGCATTACATCAAAAAGAAAAGATCAGAAGCAGAACATGCTCTCAGGGATAAAATGGGAAGTCAGATCGTTCACTCTTTAGAGAATGAAAATATTTCATTCCATAAAAGAGCGTGGGCTCCATTTATTGTCATGATTTTCGCAATACCGCTGGGGTATTTTCTGCTTGGCCTCTCACACACAGGGATTATCAATTTCATAATGCTTTCGGGACTGGTTACAGCCTTTTTGCTTGCAAATCCAAAAATAAGAAATGTCTGCGTTAATGACGGCGCAAAGCATGCAGGCCTTATTATTTTTGATCTCTGCGGTGCCGGGGCTCTGGGTTTTGTAATGGTTGAAAGCGGAATTGCAAATGATGCGATAAATATTTATCCCGATTTCATGCCTGTAATACTGATTCCTTTTCTGATCGCAGCCATACTTGCAACTGCGCAGGGGTCAAGGGTTGTAACAGGAGTAATATCAGCCGAAATACTATCAGGTTTAGGAATATTTAGTACAATTCACCCGTTTGTAATGATTCTTCTTGTGAGTGCAGGTGCATGCACAATATCATATGTTACAGATCCATTCTTCTGGCTTGTGCAGAGAACAACCAATGATTCACCAGGGAAAGTTGTGAAATATTATACACTTCCACTCGCAGCCGCAGGGATTTTCATACTGATCATTGCAGTTTTACTGGATTTTTTCGTTCTGAATGAATTTCACTAA
- a CDS encoding cytochrome c biogenesis CcdA family protein: protein MFAIGLITNLWISFLSGLFAPLGAVCAIPLYPAFLVYLSNQTIKKSETKTHNIPEIYLGALVMAGVITSMFIFGLLIVSFFHLSIVFVLSYLSPVLFLILAVFSILLILDIDTGGIFPHFLIPKAKNPGLSAFLYGSFFGLIVLPCNPASLFVLFAVSSSTVGFLENLLNFIIYGAGMGLPLFILSALASGKQSGFTRGIIKWQTEIRRIAGILMLGVALYYLIFVFRIAG, encoded by the coding sequence GTGTTTGCAATAGGACTTATAACAAATCTGTGGATATCTTTTTTATCGGGCCTTTTTGCCCCTCTGGGTGCAGTATGTGCAATTCCCCTTTACCCTGCATTTCTCGTTTATCTTTCAAATCAGACTATAAAAAAATCAGAAACTAAAACTCATAATATCCCGGAAATATACCTTGGCGCATTAGTAATGGCCGGAGTAATAACTTCCATGTTTATATTCGGGCTTTTAATTGTTTCCTTCTTTCATTTGTCAATTGTTTTTGTACTGTCCTATTTGTCTCCCGTCCTGTTTTTGATACTGGCAGTTTTTTCCATATTATTGATCCTTGACATTGACACAGGGGGTATTTTCCCGCACTTTTTAATTCCAAAGGCAAAAAATCCAGGTTTAAGTGCATTTTTATATGGGTCATTCTTCGGGCTTATTGTCCTTCCCTGCAACCCCGCATCTTTATTCGTTCTATTTGCTGTCAGTTCATCGACAGTAGGATTTCTTGAAAATCTTCTTAATTTTATAATATACGGGGCCGGGATGGGCCTTCCTCTTTTTATTCTATCAGCACTTGCATCCGGGAAACAATCCGGTTTTACCCGAGGCATTATAAAATGGCAAACAGAAATAAGAAGGATTGCAGGAATTCTTATGCTCGGAGTTGCGCTTTACTATCTCATATTTGTATTCAGAATTGCCGGTTAG
- the dcd gene encoding dCTP deaminase, translated as MILVDWQIHDRIKRGFIGVEPFDEKFIQPNSLDIRLGNHFVWYDECDEVIDPYNGESITSNVSEKVSDYIDIYPGMFVLAETFESIRLPDDIVATIEGKSSIARFGITLHQTGGWIDAGFSGTITLEIYNANQRPVRLYAGMPIGQLVFYPTERASKPYGSKGDAKYFNQKNATLSRYYKNSRQENSKLDNLNTEEH; from the coding sequence ATGATCCTTGTTGACTGGCAGATCCACGACAGGATAAAAAGGGGATTTATTGGTGTTGAACCATTTGATGAAAAATTTATTCAGCCCAACTCTCTTGATATCCGTCTTGGCAACCATTTCGTCTGGTATGATGAATGCGATGAAGTAATTGACCCTTATAACGGAGAATCAATAACGTCAAACGTATCGGAGAAAGTATCGGATTACATAGACATCTACCCGGGAATGTTTGTTCTCGCGGAAACATTTGAGTCAATCCGTCTTCCCGATGATATAGTTGCAACAATTGAAGGAAAAAGCAGCATTGCAAGATTTGGGATCACACTCCATCAGACAGGCGGATGGATAGATGCAGGTTTTTCAGGAACAATAACACTTGAAATATACAACGCAAACCAGCGCCCTGTAAGACTCTATGCAGGAATGCCAATCGGCCAGCTTGTATTCTACCCGACAGAGCGTGCTTCAAAACCATACGGATCAAAAGGAGATGCAAAATACTTCAATCAGAAAAATGCAACTCTGTCAAGGTATTATAAAAACAGCAGGCAGGAAAACTCTAAATTAGATAACCTAAATACTGAAGAACACTAA
- the nifB gene encoding nitrogenase cofactor biosynthesis protein NifB: protein MADDEYPTVEIGGEKIPYDPEQLRKINEHPCYSEKACHSAGRMHLAVAPKCNIQCNYCVRDFDCVNESRPGVCSEVLSPEEAIELVKKALSKFPYIKVIGIAGPGDPLANEETFETLRLLKEEFPTPIKCLSTNGLLLPESIDRLLEYDVGNVTVTMNAVDPAIGEKIYSFVEWEGKKLHGREAAEKLLSQQLKGIEMAVSKKMLVKVNTVFIPGVNDHHIIDIAKKAGEMGVFTFNLIPVIPQYKFKDIVPPTPKEKREMQDSCSPFVRQMRHCQRCRSDAIGKLGHDVQDCLYNKKD from the coding sequence ATGGCTGATGATGAATATCCGACTGTCGAAATAGGGGGAGAAAAAATTCCCTATGATCCTGAACAGCTCCGGAAAATAAATGAGCATCCCTGTTACAGTGAAAAAGCATGCCACAGTGCTGGAAGGATGCACCTGGCGGTTGCTCCAAAATGCAATATTCAGTGCAATTACTGTGTCCGTGATTTTGACTGTGTAAACGAAAGCCGTCCAGGTGTTTGCAGTGAGGTTTTAAGCCCGGAAGAGGCTATTGAACTTGTAAAAAAAGCTCTCTCCAAGTTTCCTTACATAAAAGTTATAGGAATTGCGGGACCCGGTGATCCTCTTGCAAATGAGGAAACTTTTGAGACACTCCGTCTCTTAAAAGAGGAATTCCCGACACCAATTAAATGTCTGAGTACAAACGGGCTTCTCTTACCGGAGAGTATTGACAGACTTTTAGAGTATGATGTTGGAAATGTAACCGTAACAATGAATGCAGTTGACCCTGCAATCGGAGAGAAAATTTATTCCTTTGTTGAATGGGAAGGCAAAAAGCTTCATGGAAGAGAGGCGGCAGAGAAACTTCTCTCCCAGCAGCTTAAGGGAATTGAGATGGCAGTTTCAAAGAAGATGCTTGTAAAAGTTAACACTGTTTTTATTCCCGGAGTAAATGATCATCACATTATAGATATCGCCAAAAAAGCGGGTGAGATGGGGGTTTTCACATTCAATCTGATACCCGTAATTCCACAGTATAAATTTAAAGACATCGTTCCACCAACTCCAAAGGAGAAGAGGGAGATGCAGGATAGTTGTTCACCCTTTGTCCGCCAGATGAGACACTGTCAGCGCTGCCGCTCGGATGCAATCGGAAAGCTTGGACATGATGTCCAGGACTGCCTTTATAACAAAAAGGATTAA